From the genome of Amyelois transitella isolate CPQ chromosome 16, ilAmyTran1.1, whole genome shotgun sequence, one region includes:
- the LOC132902651 gene encoding uncharacterized protein LOC132902651 isoform X2, producing MCDEYELFEFLESDFNESRMANKKKRLRNRENNDPFDLDENAFIKEYRLTADLVHKLCEELEPIMAKSSKRATDLSIEAKICDADQQILSVDASHPGSFHDSFIWSHHPVTLGTHNEER from the exons ATGTGTGACGAGTATGAACTGTTTGAGTTTTTGGAAAGTGATTTCAACGAATCCAGAAtggcaaataaaaagaaacgttTAAGGAACAGAGAAAATAATGATCCTTTTGACTTAGATGAAAATGCTTTCATCAAGGAGTACAG GTTAACCGCAGACTTGGTGCACAAACTTTGTGAAGAGCTGGAGCCAATAATGGCAAAAAGCTCTAAAAGAGCAACTGATTTAAGCATAGAAGCAAAG atttgtgATGCGGATCAACAAATTCTAAGTGTTGATGCGAGTCATCCAGGGTCATTTCATGACTCATTTATATGGAGCCACCATCCT GTGACTCTGGGTACTCACAACGAAGAACGATGA
- the LOC132902651 gene encoding uncharacterized protein LOC132902651 isoform X1, with protein MCDEYELFEFLESDFNESRMANKKKRLRNRENNDPFDLDENAFIKEYRLTADLVHKLCEELEPIMAKSSKRATDLSIEAKICDADQQILSVDASHPGSFHDSFIWSHHPVRYHLENLGSEATWLLGDSGYSQRRTMMTPILDAEPSGYMCFRCVYTGSILYTKTCKG; from the exons ATGTGTGACGAGTATGAACTGTTTGAGTTTTTGGAAAGTGATTTCAACGAATCCAGAAtggcaaataaaaagaaacgttTAAGGAACAGAGAAAATAATGATCCTTTTGACTTAGATGAAAATGCTTTCATCAAGGAGTACAG GTTAACCGCAGACTTGGTGCACAAACTTTGTGAAGAGCTGGAGCCAATAATGGCAAAAAGCTCTAAAAGAGCAACTGATTTAAGCATAGAAGCAAAG atttgtgATGCGGATCAACAAATTCTAAGTGTTGATGCGAGTCATCCAGGGTCATTTCATGACTCATTTATATGGAGCCACCATCCTGTACGTTACCATTTGGAAAATTTAGGGTCTGAAGCAACATGGCTTTTAG GTGACTCTGGGTACTCACAACGAAGAACGATGATGACACCTATTTTGGATGCAGAACCGTCTGGTTATATGTGCTTCCGGTGTGTCTACACCGGAAGCATATTATACACAAAAACATGTAAAGGCTAG